A genomic segment from Thermostichus lividus PCC 6715 encodes:
- a CDS encoding 4'-phosphopantetheinyl transferase family protein, with product MVWDAPLPPVLHPQWQSRPQVLKPQSLHLWWVLLPRHQPRQAVLRQYLRLYLPDLDEAPLPTTASGKPYLPQLNFNWSHSQEIALLAVSGAWAVGADIEVVRPHPHRQAIARRFFGAGLQTALAAAPEEERDRVFLYGWTYYEAWLKAHGGSLWQLPPALEPHYAYRFGVGDRAVATVVTLCPDPPDVQFFRLPPHNCA from the coding sequence ATGGTGTGGGACGCTCCCCTACCCCCCGTGCTGCATCCCCAATGGCAATCTAGGCCACAGGTTTTGAAGCCCCAGTCCCTCCATCTGTGGTGGGTTCTTTTGCCGCGCCATCAACCCCGGCAAGCAGTTCTCCGCCAGTATCTGCGCCTCTATCTGCCAGATCTAGACGAGGCGCCTCTGCCCACCACGGCTTCAGGAAAACCCTATTTACCCCAGTTGAACTTTAATTGGAGTCACTCCCAAGAGATTGCGCTCCTTGCTGTCAGTGGTGCATGGGCGGTGGGTGCTGATATAGAAGTGGTGCGCCCCCACCCCCATCGGCAGGCGATCGCGCGGCGTTTTTTTGGTGCTGGGCTGCAAACAGCTTTAGCGGCTGCGCCTGAGGAGGAGCGCGATCGGGTATTTCTATACGGGTGGACCTACTACGAAGCGTGGCTCAAAGCCCATGGCGGCTCGCTATGGCAGTTGCCACCAGCCCTAGAACCCCACTATGCCTATCGCTTTGGGGTTGGCGATCGCGCTGTGGCTACTGTTGTCACCCTTTGCCCTGATCCGCCCGATGTGCAGTTTTTCCGGCTGCCACCGCACAATTGCGCATAA
- a CDS encoding DUF3747 domain-containing protein, with amino-acid sequence MKRLQKLGLGILMMACFGTAVPQPAEAGMFTQTEVEQSNYVVMAVPIARGGYRLLVVEQIKNTRPCWSESGSNPIVVDPLLTTFDFTGICGRATDSNGYSIRVAQQDLGLQYSLRIEQGNGELVLVGSSHRGGPAMVIGRTYGMQEGQFLKFILEPGWRLTRRTYEGRVLGHVYFTNDSWEAATGAAPASVSNQEVPPPVPVSNKVNQLPTSAAPISIPVPSPQS; translated from the coding sequence ATGAAACGCTTGCAAAAACTGGGCTTAGGCATTTTAATGATGGCTTGTTTTGGTACGGCTGTCCCCCAGCCGGCTGAAGCAGGAATGTTTACCCAAACGGAGGTGGAGCAGTCGAACTATGTTGTCATGGCGGTTCCCATTGCCCGCGGGGGCTATCGTCTGTTAGTTGTGGAGCAAATCAAAAATACACGTCCCTGCTGGAGTGAATCTGGGAGCAATCCCATCGTTGTGGATCCCCTGTTGACCACCTTTGACTTTACGGGGATCTGTGGCCGTGCTACCGACAGCAATGGCTATTCCATTCGCGTTGCCCAGCAGGACTTAGGGTTGCAGTACAGCTTACGCATCGAGCAAGGCAACGGTGAACTCGTTCTTGTGGGCAGCAGCCACCGGGGTGGGCCTGCAATGGTGATTGGCCGCACCTATGGTATGCAAGAGGGGCAATTTCTGAAATTTATCTTGGAGCCGGGCTGGCGGCTAACCCGGCGTACCTACGAAGGGCGGGTTCTCGGCCATGTTTACTTCACAAACGATTCTTGGGAAGCGGCAACGGGTGCAGCCCCTGCCTCGGTGAGCAACCAAGAGGTACCCCCACCCGTGCCTGTCAGCAATAAAGTCAACCAATTACCGACGTCAGCTGCCCCGATCTCCATCCCTGTACCTAGCCCCCAAAGCTAA
- a CDS encoding TlyA family RNA methyltransferase, which yields MTPAKERLDVLLVERHLCESRQQAQRWIRAGDVQVNHVPIDKPGTLVAIDATIQIKARSPYVSRGGEKLAHALETFAIVVRDRVCLDGGISTGGFTDCLLQAGAKRVYGVDVGYGQVAWQLRQDPRLVLKERTNLRHLTAADLYAPEDPRPDLGVVDVSFISLTKVLPALWHLLLPPRELIALIKPQFEVGRDRLGKKGVVRDDQARRDAVAQVIAAAVEQGWTCLGLTPSPLLGPAGNQEFLAHFRQVA from the coding sequence ATGACCCCTGCAAAAGAACGCCTCGATGTCCTTTTGGTAGAACGGCACCTGTGCGAGAGCCGCCAACAAGCACAACGTTGGATTCGGGCGGGCGACGTGCAAGTGAACCACGTTCCCATTGACAAGCCGGGCACATTAGTGGCGATCGATGCCACAATTCAGATCAAGGCGCGATCCCCCTACGTGTCGCGAGGGGGTGAAAAACTAGCCCATGCCCTAGAGACCTTTGCCATCGTGGTGCGCGATCGCGTCTGCCTTGACGGCGGCATTTCAACCGGCGGCTTTACCGACTGTTTGCTGCAAGCAGGGGCAAAACGGGTCTATGGCGTTGATGTGGGCTACGGCCAAGTTGCTTGGCAACTACGCCAAGACCCACGGCTTGTGCTTAAAGAGCGCACAAATCTGCGCCATCTCACTGCGGCAGACCTCTATGCCCCTGAGGATCCGCGTCCGGATCTGGGGGTTGTGGATGTCTCCTTTATTTCCTTGACCAAGGTTCTACCGGCTCTTTGGCACCTATTGCTGCCCCCGCGAGAATTAATTGCGCTGATTAAGCCGCAGTTTGAAGTGGGGCGCGATCGCCTCGGCAAGAAGGGAGTGGTGCGCGATGACCAAGCACGGCGCGACGCTGTGGCTCAGGTCATTGCAGCGGCGGTAGAACAAGGATGGACGTGCCTAGGGCTGACCCCATCCCCCCTTTTAGGCCCTGCTGGCAATCAGGAGTTTCTGGCGCATTTTCGCCAAGTTGCTTAG
- a CDS encoding DUF4359 domain-containing protein codes for MALPLNSRSYYSWLAGGVALTAVAAGVTNPTPADYQRRATTEINTFLLTHVCPQLMQQTTAIAPLVIDTCEDLEVGAAEEIERYIAYHTRAYNLGVATLFVTELPIQTVWSLGAFGQIVPLPLS; via the coding sequence ATGGCTCTGCCTCTTAATTCACGTTCTTACTATTCATGGTTAGCTGGGGGTGTTGCTCTCACCGCCGTGGCCGCCGGGGTCACCAACCCCACCCCTGCCGATTACCAGCGCCGTGCCACCACAGAAATTAATACGTTTCTGCTCACCCACGTGTGTCCGCAGTTGATGCAGCAAACGACGGCGATCGCGCCGTTAGTCATAGACACCTGCGAAGACTTAGAAGTGGGAGCGGCTGAGGAGATTGAGCGCTACATTGCTTACCATACTCGCGCCTATAATCTTGGGGTGGCCACCCTATTTGTGACCGAGTTACCGATCCAAACCGTTTGGAGCCTCGGTGCCTTTGGCCAGATTGTGCCCCTCCCCCTGAGCTAG